AACCGGCGAAAATGGCGGGGGAAATCTCCGGAATGATCACCTTGCGGAAAGCCTGCCAGGGCGTGCAGCCTAAGTCCAGCGCAGCTTCGTAAGTAAATTGATCCAGCTGACGCAGCTTTGGCATGACATTGAAAATAACATAAGGAATATTGAAAGTGATATGAGCCAAAATCAAGGTCAGATAACCGGCGTTGATGGGAATATTCATCTTTTCTCTGGCAAAAACAAAAAGCAGCATCAGGGAGACACCGGTGATGATATCGGGGTTGATGATGGGCAGATAGGTGATTGTGCGAACGAGCTGTTTTGCTTTGGAATTCAGCGAATTGATGCCGATGGCGGCCGCCGTGCCGACCAGCGTGGCGACAACGGAAGAGATGGCGGCAACCAGCAACGTATTGCCAAACGCGCTGATGATGGCGTCATTTTGAAAAAGCTTGCCATACCAGTCAAGGGTAAACCCGGTCCAGGCGCCGCGGCTTTTATTGGCGTTGAAGGAGTAGGTGATCAGCACGGCAATGGGAGCATAGAGAAAGACCATCACCATTGCCACATAAGAACTTTTCAGCCATTTCAAGTTTCTCATAACAGCACATCCTCCATTTCTTCATTATCAAAAGAGTTGAGGAGGCTCATGCAGAGCAGGATAATCACCATCAGAACAAGCGAAATGGCGGACCCCAGATTGGGATTATAGGTGTTGCCGTAAAACTGCAGATCAATCAGATCGCCGATCAGCAGATTGGCGCCGCCGCCCAACATCCGGGAAATAATAAAGGTGGAGATGGCCGGCACAAAAACCATAGTGATACCGGCGGTGATGCCGGGGATGCTCAAAGGCAGGACGACGCGGCGGAAAATATCGAAGAAGCCGGCGCCCAGATCGCGCGAGGCTTCAATTAAAGAATCGCTGATCTTGATCATAATGGTATAGAGCGGCAGGATCATAAAAGGCAGATAATTGTAGACCATGCCGAGCACCACGGCGCCGGGCGTATTGATCAGATTCAGCGGCGCGATGCCGAATAGGCCCAGGAAACGGTTGATCAGACCGGTTTTCTCTAAGATAGTCATCCAGGCATAGGTGCGCAGTAAAAAATTCATCCACATGGGCAGCATCACGAGCAAAAGCAGAAGGCGCTGGTTGTTGCCCACCTGGCGTGACATGATATAGGCCAGAGGATAAGCGATCAGCAGACAAATTGCCGTGGCAATGGCAGCCAGAATGATGGAGCGCATCAGCACCGGCATATATTTGCCAACCTGCGAGATGTTCTCAAGGGTCCATTGACCTTCCGCATTGGTAAAGGCAAAATAACCGATCAAAAACAGCGGTACAACAATAAAGATGACCATCCAAACCAGATAAGGAGCGGCGGCCGTTTTGGACTTAAACATTTCAGTTGCCCTCCATTTTTGCCATGATTTGGATGTTTTCGGGGGCAATCTGGATACCGATGTGCTTGCCAGGTTCGGCGAATTTCGTGGTATGGATCATCCAGTGCAAGCCATGGGCGCTGAGCATGGTTTCGTAATGGACACCTTTAAAAATCACGCTTTCCACAATTCCGCTCAATTGTCCCTCTTCCGGAGCGACAATCACCATATCTTCGGGACGAATCACCACATCAACCGGTTCCATCCGATCCCAGCCGCGATCCACGCAAGGGAATTTGACACCGGCAAATTCCACCAGCAGATCCTCATGCATAATTCCGTCCACGATATTGCTTTCCCCGATAAAATCTGCCACAAAGGCATTGACGGGTTCATTATAAATATTGACCGGCGTATCAATCTGCTGAATTTTACCGTCTTTCATTACCACAATGCGGTCGGAAAGCGTTAAGGCTTCCTCCTGATCGTGGGTGACATAGATGAAGGTGATTTCCAGGTTTTCCTGGATGCGTTTTAATTCTTTCTGCATATCCTTGCGTAACTTCAGATCGAGCGCACCCAAAGGTTCGTCCAGCAATAAAACCCGGGGGTAATTGACCAAAGCACGGGCAATGGCAACACGCTGCTGCTGCCCGCCGGATAATTGGTTGATGTTGCGGTGCTCGAAGCCCTGCAGGTTGACCAATTCAAACATTTCATTGACGCGAGACTGGATTTCTTTTTCCGCCAATTTTTTAACGCGAAGACCAAAAGCAACATTTTCATAAACATTCAAATGGGGAAAAAGGGCATATCGCTGAAATACAGTGTTGACCGGCCTTAAATGGGAAGGCAAATCATTCATTTTTTTGCCTTCGAACAGAACGTCTCCCTGTTTTGGCCGGATAAATCCGCCGATAATCCGTAAGGTGGTTGTTTTGCCGCAGCCGGAAGGTCCCAGCAAGGTTACCACTTCTTTATCATGAATATCCAGGCTGAAATCATCCAGGACGCGTTCCCCATTGTATTCCATTACCAGATTGCGCAAACTAATCAGTACTTTCTCATCTTTCATCCTGCAGTTCTCCTTCTTATCGTCACGTATTGGACCAATTCGATTTTGCTTGCATCATAAACCTCTTAGAAAAAAATTTTCGCATCCGTCTGAATGCGAATTTCAAATAGAATTATAGCATAAAACGTTCGCCACAGATATATTTATTTTGTAGTTTTCGGTGGAAAAGCAAATGGTAATTGCCAGCGGCTATTTCGGGCGCAACCGTGCCGAAAAAATTTATTTTCGCTGAGCAAAACGGGTTATCCATAGAGTTTCCCCCATCCTTTTCAGCTTATCCACAAGTTATACACCATGAATGGTGGATAAAAAGGCTTCGACTACCGGCAGAAGCGCCAAAATCAGCTGCCCGGTTATCACAGGCAGTTGATAAACCGGGCAGTTTGCCGAAAAATATCCTGATGAATCGTTCAATATCAGCTTGTTTCCCAATGAAGAAAGCTGAACAATAGGAAAACCAGGCAGTTTTTTAGTTTAATCTTTTTATAGATCAGGCGCTGCAAGCGTATATTTTCAGCGACTGACAAAAAGGAGCAAAGCCGGCTGTGTATAAAACAGCAAAGAACAGAGGGTAGCAATCTTAATAAGAAAAGGAAGGGAGTCTTAAGCAACGCGCGCCGGATTTGCGGCATTGCCTGAGACTCCGATTCTTTTTTCCTGCTTCTAGCAGCATTCCTCAAACAATTTGGCGGCCGTCTCCATATTCAGCGTCACATTCAAACCGAAAGGACAGCGTTTCACGCAGTCGCCGCAGGCCAGGCATTCCGACGGTTTGACCTCCAGATTTTCATAAGCCTGCTTCAGGGCTTCGGTCATGCCGTGATTTTTAGCGGAGTCGAGCAATCTGGTTATTTCGGCAATATTGATATGCATCGGGCAGGGCAGGCAATGATTGCAAT
The DNA window shown above is from Negativicutes bacterium and carries:
- a CDS encoding ABC transporter permease; translation: MRNLKWLKSSYVAMVMVFLYAPIAVLITYSFNANKSRGAWTGFTLDWYGKLFQNDAIISAFGNTLLVAAISSVVATLVGTAAAIGINSLNSKAKQLVRTITYLPIINPDIITGVSLMLLFVFAREKMNIPINAGYLTLILAHITFNIPYVIFNVMPKLRQLDQFTYEAALDLGCTPWQAFRKVIIPEISPAIFAGFLMALTMSMDDFVISYFTTGPASQTLPIRIYAMTRRRISPEINALSTIVFVVVLTVLLISYVSEGQKERKLLRQERETRQALHIRKEEEV
- a CDS encoding ABC transporter permease, with translation MFKSKTAAAPYLVWMVIFIVVPLFLIGYFAFTNAEGQWTLENISQVGKYMPVLMRSIILAAIATAICLLIAYPLAYIMSRQVGNNQRLLLLLVMLPMWMNFLLRTYAWMTILEKTGLINRFLGLFGIAPLNLINTPGAVVLGMVYNYLPFMILPLYTIMIKISDSLIEASRDLGAGFFDIFRRVVLPLSIPGITAGITMVFVPAISTFIISRMLGGGANLLIGDLIDLQFYGNTYNPNLGSAISLVLMVIILLCMSLLNSFDNEEMEDVLL
- a CDS encoding ABC transporter ATP-binding protein; translated protein: MEYNGERVLDDFSLDIHDKEVVTLLGPSGCGKTTTLRIIGGFIRPKQGDVLFEGKKMNDLPSHLRPVNTVFQRYALFPHLNVYENVAFGLRVKKLAEKEIQSRVNEMFELVNLQGFEHRNINQLSGGQQQRVAIARALVNYPRVLLLDEPLGALDLKLRKDMQKELKRIQENLEITFIYVTHDQEEALTLSDRIVVMKDGKIQQIDTPVNIYNEPVNAFVADFIGESNIVDGIMHEDLLVEFAGVKFPCVDRGWDRMEPVDVVIRPEDMVIVAPEEGQLSGIVESVIFKGVHYETMLSAHGLHWMIHTTKFAEPGKHIGIQIAPENIQIMAKMEGN